TATTCTCGATGTGGTCAGCTTCCGCTTCCGCGGCCACTCGGTGATTGACGCCGATCGTTACCGCGACCCCGAGCAGGTGCGCGCTGCTCGCGAACAGCACGATCCCGTGCGCAATTTCGCCGCCCTGCTGCTCGACCACGACCTCGTTGATGACGCCTGGCTCAAAATGACCGCCGAACGGGTAGAACGCGAGGTTCAGGAGGCGATTGATTTCGCCAATGCCAGCCCCGATCCTCGCTTTGAGGATCTGTACGAGAACATGTACGCCACCCCCGTGCCGAACATGCCCGGGCGCCAAGACGCGCTGCAGGCGGCGCGGATCAACCGGGGCGAGTGGTAGTTGCGAAGAGGTTGCTGGTATGCCCATCATCACCTACCGCCAGGCGCTCAACGATACGCTTGGCGAGGAACTGGCCCGCGATCCCAACGTCCTGCTCATGGGCGAGGAGATCGGGGTCTTTCAAGGCTCCTATCGGATCACCGAGGGCCTGTTGCAGGAGTTCGGGCCCAAGCGCGTGGTTGACACCCCTATCGCCGAGGAGGGTTTTGTCGGCGTAGCTATCGGCGCGGCCATGCTCGGCCTGCGCCCGGTGGTTGAGATCATGACCATCAACTTCATTCTGGTGGCGATTGACCAGGTGGTGAACCACGCCTCGAAGATCCACTATATGTTTGGCGGGCAGGTGCGCGTGCCGCTGGTCATCCGCACCCCCTCCGGAGGTACGGGACAACTCGCGGCCACCCACTCGCAGAGCTTCGAGAACTGGTTGGCCTACTGCCCTGGCCTCAAGGTGGTTGCCCCCGCCACGCCCTATGATGCCAAGGGATTGTTGCGGGCCGCCATCCGCGACGATGACCCGGTGATCTTCATCGAGAGCCTGGCGCTCTACGACACCAAGGGCGAGGTGCCCGACGACCATGACTACGTGGTGCCGATTGGCGTGGCTGAGGTGAAACGGCGCGGCGAGGATGTCACCGTCGTGGCCTACTCCCGTATGACCGCCATCGCCCTCCAGGTGGCCCAGCGTCTGGAGAACGAGGGCGTCAGCGTAGAGGTGATCGATCTGCGCTCCCTGCGCCCCCTCGACCGGCCCACAATCATCGAGTCGGTGAAGAAGACCGGCCGGGCGGTGGTGATCGCCGAAGACTGGTATTCCTACGGCGTAACGGCTGAGATCGCCGCCACTATCCAGGAGCAGGCCTTTGATTATCTCGACGCGCCGGTGCTGCGCGTCGCCGGCCTGGAGGTGCCGCTGCCCTACGCCAAAGAACTCTCGGCGGTCTCCAAGCCCAACGCGAACAGTCTTATCTATGCCATCCGCCAGGTGCTGGCAGGAACATCGCGAGGTGCGGCATGGGCGAAGTGACGATGCCCCGCCTGTCGGATACGATGTCGGAGGGCACGGTCGGGCGCTGGCTGAAGCAGCCGGGCGATCCGGTCGTCGCGGGAGAGATTATCGCCGAGATCGAGACCGACAAGGCCACGATGGAGCTTGAGGCGTTCGAGTCGGGCGTCCTTCAGCAGATCATCGTTCCTGAAGGCAAGACGGTGCCGATTGGCGAGGTGATCGCG
This DNA window, taken from Chloroflexaceae bacterium, encodes the following:
- a CDS encoding pyruvate dehydrogenase complex E1 component subunit beta, which translates into the protein MRICTRTCTPPPCRTCPGAKTRCRRRGSTGASGSCEEVAGMPIITYRQALNDTLGEELARDPNVLLMGEEIGVFQGSYRITEGLLQEFGPKRVVDTPIAEEGFVGVAIGAAMLGLRPVVEIMTINFILVAIDQVVNHASKIHYMFGGQVRVPLVIRTPSGGTGQLAATHSQSFENWLAYCPGLKVVAPATPYDAKGLLRAAIRDDDPVIFIESLALYDTKGEVPDDHDYVVPIGVAEVKRRGEDVTVVAYSRMTAIALQVAQRLENEGVSVEVIDLRSLRPLDRPTIIESVKKTGRAVVIAEDWYSYGVTAEIAATIQEQAFDYLDAPVLRVAGLEVPLPYAKELSAVSKPNANSLIYAIRQVLAGTSRGAAWAK